CAAGTCGTTCGTCGACGACCTTCCACGGGGTGCCGACGCGCGTCATGATCCACCTCGGCCACACGCTCGGTCTCGACGTCGTCGCCGAAGGCGTCGAGTCGCCCGAGCAACGCGACGAGCTGTGGGCGCTCGGTTGCCGGCGGGCGCAGGGCTACTGGTTCGCGCGCCCGATGCCGGCCACGACGCTGTTGCACAACCTTCTCGACGGTGAGCTCCCGACGCCGGCCTCGACCTCTGGGACATCGGCGGGACCAGAGACCGCTCGTCTCCCACAGTTCCGCAACTGACGCGCCCCCGACATCCCGCGACACGCGTGTGACAACGTTTCGTCGACGCGAGACGACAGCGAGGGGAGCGCCGTGCCGTCCGTCGAGCTGGAACCGGCCGCCGAACACGTCACGACCATCCGGCTGAACCGGCCGGACCGGCTGAACGCCATCGACTTCGGTCTCGTCGGCGAGCTGCACGACGCGCTCGACACGGTCGCGGCCGACGACGGCTGCAAGGTCGCGATCCTCACCGGCGCCGGCCGCGCGTTCTGCGCCGGGCTGGACCTCAAGGACTGGGGTGCGGTCCCCGACCCCGGCGGTCACCGCCACTTCGCGGCCGGCCAGACGGGTCAGAGCTTCATCGCGAACCTCATGCAGCACATCCGCGCGACACCGCAGATCGTGCTGGCGGCCGTGAACGGGCCGGCGTTCGGCGGCGGGCTCACGCTGTCGCTCGCGTGCGACCTCCGCATCGCGAGCGAGTCGGCGCGCTTCTGCTCCGCGTTCATCCGGACGGGGCTCACGGGCACCGACGCGGGCGTGAGCTACCTGCTGCCGCGTCTCATCGGCGCGTCGCGGGCGTTCGACATGATCGTGACCGGCCGCACGGTGGAGGCCGACGAGGCCGAGCGGATGGGGATCGTGTCGCGCGTCGTTGCGGACGACGCGCTGGCAGACGAGGCGATCGCGATCGCGACGACGGTCGCGGGCTACACGAC
The Acidimicrobiia bacterium DNA segment above includes these coding regions:
- a CDS encoding enoyl-CoA hydratase-related protein; translated protein: MPSVELEPAAEHVTTIRLNRPDRLNAIDFGLVGELHDALDTVAADDGCKVAILTGAGRAFCAGLDLKDWGAVPDPGGHRHFAAGQTGQSFIANLMQHIRATPQIVLAAVNGPAFGGGLTLSLACDLRIASESARFCSAFIRTGLTGTDAGVSYLLPRLIGASRAFDMIVTGRTVEADEAERMGIVSRVVADDALADEAIAIATTVAGYTTFGLRNTKEVMWHNLDTNSMAAAIALENRNQDLAGKTDEVRAYMERYAAPRRKADS